A stretch of Komagataella phaffii GS115 chromosome 2, complete sequence DNA encodes these proteins:
- a CDS encoding Mitochondrial outer membrane protein involved in membrane fission, required for localization of Dnm1: MTDKKIKYLPALEDANIPLTEQQLAILEKQVEAEQPNPTTQSSFNYAWGLIKSDDVEDNRNGINILVSIFTNVPQRRRECLYYLSLGCLKLNELENAKRYVDGILAHEPDNYQALQLKQVIENKISRDGLVGIALFGGAVAIGAAALSTMFRYNRKK; encoded by the exons ATGACAGATAAGAAAATAAAGTACCTTCCTGCCTTGGAAGATGCCAATAT ACCCTTGACCGAGCAACAGCTGGCGATACTAGAGAAGCAGGTGGAGGCAGAACAACCCAACCCAACTACACAATCATCGTTCAATTATGCGTGGGGACTGATCAAGTCAGACGATGTAGAGGATAACAGAAATGGTATCAACATTTTGGTTAGTATATTCACTAATGTGCCTCAAAGGAGACGGGAATGTCTGTACTACTTGAGTTTGGGATGCctgaagttgaatgaaTTGGAGAACGCAAAGCGATACGTGGACGGAATTCTGGCACATGAACCTGACAATTATCAAGCATTGCAACTTAAACAAGTCATAGAAAATAAGATATCCAGGGATGGATTAGTGGGGATTGCTTTGTTTGGTGGTGCCGTTGCTATTGGAGCTGCTGCACTGAGCACTATGTTCAGATATAACCGGAAGAAGTAA
- a CDS encoding putative transporter of the mitochondrial inner membrane, with protein sequence MEKYNTASLPLGFENDHYIKPHTILQEEEGPSNESSPLWHCIVAGGIGGMVGDSTMHSLDTVKTRQQGAPTVAVYKNMTSAYATIFRQEGFRRGLYGGYGAAMLGSFPSTAVFFGTYESVKRLMIGRWNCNETATHLVAGFLGDFFSSVFYVPSEVLKTRLQLQGRYNNPYFHSGYNYKSTAHAITSIIKSEGWQTLFFGYKATLVRDLPFSALQFAFYEKFRSWALRVSSANHHDLSVLWELATGAAAGGLAGTLTTPLDVIKTRIQTQNAASTVSSSSSGKPIILSSPSILSSLLMVYKHEGALGLFSGVGPRFIWTSVQSSIMLLLYQVSLRTLDDMLEGTALD encoded by the coding sequence ATGGAGAAGTACAACACCGCAAGTCTGCCGTTGGGGTTCGAAAATGACCATTATATAAAGCCTCATACCAtacttcaagaagaagaaggccCTTCCAACGAGTCTTCGCCGTTATGGCATTGCATCGTGGCCGGAGGGATCGGAGGGATGGTAGGAGACTCCACAATGCATTCGTTAGATACAGTAAAAACAAGGCAACAAGGAGCCCCTACTGTGGCCGTTTACAAGAATATGACCTCAGCGTACGCCACTATCTTCAGGCAGGAAGGTTTTAGGCGTGGATTGTACGGAGGCTACGGTGCAGCCATGTTAGGCTCATTCCCCAGTACGGCAGTGTTCTTCGGAACGTATGAATCAGTGAAAAGATTAATGATAGGCAGGTGGAATTGTAACGAAACTGCCACTCATTTGGTAGCCGGATTTCTTggtgattttttttccagtGTTTTCTATGTCCCCAGTGAAGTCCTCAAAACAAGGCTACAACTTCAAGGAAGGTACAACAACCCTTATTTTCATTCCGGATATAACTATAAAAGCACAGCGCATGCTATAACATCTATTATTAAATCTGAAGGCTGGCAGACTCTGTTTTTCGGTTACAAGGCGACTTTGGTCAGAGATTTACCGTTTTCCGCTTTACAGTTCGCCTtttatgaaaaatttcGGAGCTGGGCTCTTCGTGTCAGTAGCGCCAACCATCATGATCTCTCTGTCTTATGGGAGCTGGCAACGGGAGCTGCTGCTGGGGGTTTAGCTGGAACACTCACTACTCCCTTGGACGTTATTAAGACCAGGATTCAGACCCAAAATGCAGCGTCAACCGTctcgtcttcctcttccgGCAAGCCTATTATTTTATCGTCCCCCTCTATCTTGAGCAGCTTGCTAATGGTTTACAAACATGAAGGTGCTTTGGGGCTTTTTTCTGGAGTTGGCCCTAGATTCATTTGGACCTCTGTACAGAGCTCAATCATGCTACTATTATACCAGGTATCGCTTCGAACGCTAGATGACATGCTCGAAGGAACTGCATTAGATTAG
- a CDS encoding Protein required for mismatch repair in mitosis and meiosis as well as crossing over during meiosis, whose product MTSRIKALDIDVVNKIAAGEIIVAPENALKELLENAIDAKSTSIDIIIQDGGLKLLQMTDNGVGIYKEDLPILCERFTTSKLSTFEDLNSIGTYGFRGEALASISHISRLTVTTKTKDSACAYRAIYQEGRMVGEPKPVAGKDGTQILIEDLFYNVPSRLRSLKGGNEQLSKILDVVARYAINTDGVAFSVKKAGDTLNLLAVRANNSTKDKVRTVFGSAVASELLPIAVEKSEEIGLLSCEGQITNTSYYSKKSVSPIFFINGRLVSCDPLKRMITQLYSSFLPKGHKPFVYLRIDIKRENLDVNVHPTKREVRFLFEDEIFQVIFQSIQAKLGSLDHSRKFVTTQSVLKHQYAPQEEITKKPQTLLRTDDLQSKITAFINTTNTESFGTIVKDRVTVKLSSILELRQQLENKVSEDLTNMFAKHTYVGLVDPNRRLCCIQYDVKLFLVDYASISYELIYQIGLSDFNNFGTLYLESEKPITIRELLEIVYESIDTSVPPIDDVLEALFEMKDMLLEYFSIELQGTEKDPILRSLPIVIKGYTPSIGKLPLFWYRLGTKVDWSSEKECLDGILRQIALLYVPEVSEAEGIEKILEDLIFPTIKSRLLAVDSLSKSVVEIANLPGLYKVFERC is encoded by the exons ATGACGTCTCGTATTAAA GCTCTTGACATAGATGTGGTGAACAAGATTGCCGCTGGGGAGATCATTGTGGCTCCAGAAAATGCCCTGAAAGAGCTACTAGAAAACGCGATTGACGCCAAATCTACATCGATTGACATTATCATCCAAGATGGAGGGCTAAAGCTGCTACAAATGACAGATAACGGTGTTGGAATCTATAAGGAAGATCTACCGATTCTTTGTGAAAGGTTCACTACCTCAAAGTTGAGCACTTTTGAAGATCTGAACTCCATTGGAACTTATGGTTTCAGAGGAGAAGCTTTGGCATCGATTTCACACATATCCAGGCTGACTGTGACTACCAAAACGAAAGATTCCGCATGTGCATATCGTGCCATCTATCAAGAGGGAAGAATGGTGGGAGAGCCTAAGCCAGTGGCAGGTAAAGATGGAACGCAAATACTGATCGAAGATCTTTTCTACAATGTTCCCTCCAGACTTCGGTCATTGAAGGGTGGAAACGAACAATTGTCAAAAATTCTGGACGTCGTAGCAAGATATGCAATTAACACAGATGGGGTCGCGTTCTCTGTGAAAAAGGCCGGTGATACTTTGAACCTACTAGCAGTGCGGGCGAACAACTCCACCAAAGATAAAGTGAGGACAGTTTTTGGAAGTGCTGTAGCCAGCGAGTTGTTACCAATTGCCGTTGAGAAGAGCGAAGAAATAGGTCTACTATCTTGCGAAGGTCAGATTACAAATACTAGTTATTATAGCAAGAAATCTGTGTCCCctatatttttcatcaatgggAGATTAGTCAGTTGCGATCCACTTAAACGAATGATCACACAGCTCTACTCATCATTCTTACCTAAAGGACATAAGCCTTTTGTTTATTTGCGCATAGATATTAAGAGGGAAAATCTGGATGTCAATGTCCACCCCACGAAACGGGAGGTtcgttttctttttgaagatgaaatatttcaagtTATCTTCCAGTCTATTCAAGCCAAATTAGGCAGTCTTGATCATTCCAGAAAATTTGTAACAACTCAGAGTGTTTTAAAACACCAGTATGCTCCTCAAGAGGAAATCACCAAGAAGCCCCAGACGCTGTTAAGAACAGACGATCTTCAGTCTAAGATAACGGCATTCATTAACACAACCAACACCGAGTCATTTGGAACTATTGTCAAGGATAGAGTCACAGTAAAACTTTCCAGTATTCTGGAGCTCCGCCAACAGCTGGAGAATAAAGTATCAGAGGATCTGACAAACATGTTTGCAAAGCATACATACGTCGGTCTAGTCGACCCAAATAGACGTTTGTGCTGCATTCAGTACGATGTGAAGCTTTTTTTGGTAGATTATGCTTCTATCTCCTACGAGCTGATCTACCAGATTGGGTTGAGTGATTTTAATAATTTCGGAACCCTTTACTTGGAGTCTGAGAAACCCATAACTATACGAGAACTGCTAGAAATTGTCTATGAATCCATTGACACAAGCGTACCTCCCATTGACGATGTCTTGGAAGCtctctttgaaatgaaGGACATGCTATTAGAGTACTTTTCCATCGAGTTACAAGGCACAGAGAAGGATCCAATACTTAGGTCCCTGCCCATAGTTATCAAAGGTTACACACCCTCCATTGGCAAGCTTCCCCTGTTTTGGTATCGATTAGGTACCAAAGTTGATTGGTCATCGGAGAAGGAATGTCTAGATGGCATTTTGAGGCAAATTGCATTATTGTACGTCCCAGAAGTATCTGAGGCAGAAGGTATAGAaaagattctggaagaCCTGATATTCCCAACGATAAAGAGTCGGCTGCTGGCGGTCGACAGCCTTTCCAAGAGCGTTGTGGAAATTGCCAATCTTCCTGGATTATACAAGGTTTTTGAGCGATGTTAG
- a CDS encoding Protein that is processed in the mitochondrion to yield acetylglutamate kinase and N-acetyl-gamma-gl: protein MFQTRFRSLPKLFGVYRRNNYSTRSTVIQLLNNIGSKREVEQYLKYFTSVSQQQFAVIKVGGAIITQKLPELASCLAFLYHVGLYPIVLHGTGPQINELLENEGVEPQYEDGIRITDEKTMSVVRKCFLEQNLKLVTALEKMGVRARPVTAGVFSADYLNKDKYKLVGNISSVNKAPIEASIQAGALPILTSLAETASGQILNVNADVAAGELARVFEPLKIVYLNEKGGIINGITGEKISIINLDEEYEDLLKESWVKYGTKLKIKEIRDLLMHLPRSSSVAIINVDDLQKELFTDSGAGTLIRRGYKLIIRESLDEFQQPDLLRTALNRDSDISSGKTSVASFLRELEGVSFKAYGDEPLEVLAIVKENKSGVPKLDKFLASKNGWLNNVTDNIFNAIKKGNPSLQWVVREDDPNTAWFFSKSQGSFSKNGQILFWYGVESPEDVDSLIQNFSKNVSYIQSTDSSNSKAASETRAYHTMRKASSQQIRSFATTCNSNPNPPIREGSNKKKAKIALIGARGYTGQNLITMIDNHPYLEIAHVSSRELQGQKLQGYDKANIVYENLQVEDINRLERNGEIDVWVMALPNGVCKPFVDAIEHADGPKTSKIIDLSADYRFDTTGEWIYGLPELNSRQAIVKARKISNPGCYATGAQVAIKPLVDYISGVPTIFGVSGYSGAGTKPSPKNDIKILNNNLIPYSLTDHIHEREISAQLGHQVAFTPHVAQWFQGISHTISIPLKEKMTSRDIRNIYQDIYQDEQLITVSGEAPLVKDISGKHGVVVGGFAVNAAQDRVVIVATIDNLLKGAATQCLQNINLAMNYGEYEGIPDDLIIRG from the coding sequence ATGTTTCAAACAAGATTCAGAAGCTTGCCTAAATTGTTCGGCGTCTACAGACGGAACAACTACTCCACTAGATCTACCGTTATTCAGCTATTGAATAATATTGGATCGAAAAGGGAGGTAGAACAATACCTGAAATACTTCACTTCTGTTTCTCAACAACAGTTCGCCGTTATCAAAGTCGGAGGTGCCATCATCACTCAAAAGTTGCCAGAGTTGGCCTCTTGCCTGGCGTTTTTGTATCACGTGGGCCTTTATCCTATCGTTCTTCACGGTACGGGTCCCCAAATTAACGAACTGCTGGAAAATGAGGGCGTCGAGCCTCAATATGAGGATGGTATCAGGATTACTGATGAAAAAACCATGTCTGTGGTGCGCAAATGTTTTTTAGAGCAGAACTTGAAGTTGGTCACCgctttggaaaagatgGGTGTCCGTGCCAGACCTGTCACCGCTGGTGTTTTCTCCGCTGATTACCTCAACAAAGACAAATACAAGTTGGTGGGAAACATCTCTTCTGTCAACAAGGCTCCGATTGAAGCTTCCATTCAAGCTGGTGCTTTGCCAATCCTGACTTCTCTTGCTGAAACTGCCTCTGGTCAAATCTTAAATGTCAACGCTGATGTCGCTGCCGGTGAGCTGGCCAGAGTCTTTGAGCCTCTGAAAATTGTCTATCTGAACGAAAAGGGTGGTATTATCAATGGAATTACTGGTGAAAAGATttccatcatcaacttGGATGAGGAATATGAAGACTTGTTGAAGGAATCCTGGGTAAAGTATGGTACCAAGTTGAAGATCAAGGAGATCAGAGACTTGCTGATGCATCTTCCGAGATCTTCTTCCGTGGCTATCATTAATGTTGACGACTTGCAAAAAGAACTGTTCACTGACTCTGGTGCTGGTACTCTGATCAGAAGAGGCTACAAGCTAATCATTAGAGAATCATTGGACGAGTTTCAACAACCTGATCTGCTGAGAACTGCTTTGAACAGAGATTCTGATATCTCTTCTGGTAAGACATCTGTTGCATCTTTCTTGAGAGAACTTGAAGGTGTATCATTTAAGGCTTATGGTGATGAACCTCTTGAGGTCTTGGCTATTGTTAAGGAAAACAAATCTGGTGTCCCCAAACTCGATAAGTTCTTGGCTTCGAAGAATGGCTGGTTGAACAATGTTACCGACAACATCTTTAATGCTATTAAAAAGGGCAACCCCTCCTTGCAATGGGTCGTCAGAGAAGATGACCCAAACACTGCTTGGTTCTTTTCGAAGTCCCAAGGATCTTTCTCTAAGAATGGCCAGATATTGTTTTGGTACGGTGTCGAATCTCCTGAGGATGTTGACTCTTTGATTCAgaatttctccaagaaCGTCTCATACATCCAGTCTACTGATTCTTCGAATTCCAAGGCCGCAAGCGAGACTAGAGCTTACCATACCATGAGAAAGGCTTCCAGCCAACAGATACGTTCTTTTGCTACCACCTGCAACTCAAATCCAAACCCACCTATCCGTGAAGGATCTAACAAGAAAAAGGCTAAAATTGCTTTGATTGGTGCCAGAGGCTACACTGGACAAAACCTGATCACCATGATTGACAACCATCCATATTTAGAGATTGCTCACGTATCGTCTAGAGAGTTGCAAGGTCAAAAATTGCAAGGTTACGATAAGGCCAACATTGTCTATGAAAACCTACAAGTTGAGGACATAAACCGTTTGGAGAGAAATGGTGAAATCGATGTTTGGGTCATGGCTTTGCCTAACGGTGTCTGCAAGCCATTTGTTGATGCTATTGAACACGCCGATGGTCCaaaaacttccaagattATCGACCTGAGTGCCGATTACAGATTTGATACCACTGGTGAATGGATTTACGGATTACCTGAATTGAATTCCAGACAAGCCATCGTCAAGGcaagaaaaatttcaaaccCAGGTTGTTACGCCACAGGTGCCCAGGTCGCCATTAAGCCTTTGGTTGACTATATTTCCGGTGTTCCTACTATTTTTGGTGTTTCAGGATATTCTGGCGCTGGTACAAAGCCTTCCCCAAAGAACGAtatcaagattttgaacaacaactTGATTCCATACTCCTTGACCGACCACATCCACGAACGTGAAATTTCTGCACAATTAGGCCACCAAGTAGCTTTTACCCCACATGTTGCCCAGTGGTTCCAAGGTATTAGTCATACCATTTCCATTCcattgaaggagaaaatgACTTCTAGAGACATTCGAAACATTTATCAAGACATCTACCAAGATGAGCAATTGATCACCGTCAGTGGTGAGGCTCCGTTAGTCAAGGATATTAGTGGTAAGCACGGTGTTGTTGTAGGTGGCTTTGCTGTCAACGCTGCTCAAGACCGTGTGGTAATTGTGGCTACCATAgacaatttgttgaagggTGCTGCTACCCAATGTCTGCAGAACATCAATCTGGCCATGAACTACGGGGAATATGAAGGTATACCAGATGACTTGATTATTAGAGGTTAG
- a CDS encoding Non-essential glycogen phosphorylase required for the mobilization of glycogen, activity is regulate, translated as MSERPKLHRRTLTGFTPTEIKSIDTAIPAKCRELWQKFGTQEFATKEEFQKSFINHVEKTLARSLYNCDVLAAYQATSDSIRDKLVVHWNKTQQLHTAKEAKRIYYLSLEFLMGRALDNALINLNIKDLTSKGVDELGFKLEDIIGVEPDAGLGNGGLGRLAACFVDSLSTGNYPGWGYGLRYQYGIFAQKIVDGYQVEVPDYWLNFSNPWEIPRFEIQIPVDFYGYVSTVKTPSGGFVKQWNGGQRVLAVAYDNPIPGWDTSNVNNLRLWSAKPTTEFDFSKFNSGDYQNSVADQQSAESITSVLYPNDNFYKGKELRLKQQYFWVSASLYDIVRRFIKSKRPWAEFPEKVAIQLNDTHPTLAIVELQRILIDLQNLSWEAAWDIVTKTIAYSNHTVMQEALEKWPLELFNNLLPRHLEIVYEINQRFLNYVGEKFKDEDLLSRVSIIEESSPKNIRMAHLAVIGSHKVNGVAELHSELIKTTIFKDFVTIYGSEKFTNVTNGITPRRWLRQANPKLTELIASKLGGYTFLKDLNELKQLEQFVDDADFRHQWDEVKLHNKKRLAVLVKDLTGFSVNPNVLFDIQVKRIHEYKRQQLNIFGVIWRYLQILATPEEERASKWLPRVVIIGGKAAPGYYAAKNIIKLVNSVSQVVNNDKSVGDLLKVIFIPDYNVSKAEIICPASDLSEHISTAGTEASGTSNMKFVLNGGLIIGTVDGANVEITREIGEDNIFLFGNLSEEVEDIRHEHNKGTTHIPQQLELVFNEILSGTFGDPIVFQELIDNVKYHGDHYLVSDDFESYLETQDLVDQEYKNKEEWIKKSIISVANMGFFSSDRCIDEYAENIWNIEPITDQV; from the coding sequence ATGAGTGAAAGACCAAAGCTTCATCGCAGAACCCTTACCGGATTCACCCCTACTGAAATCAAGTCAATTGACACCGCAATTCCTGCCAAGTGTAGAGAATTATGGCAAAAGTTCGGTACTCAGGAGTTTGCAACCAAGGAGGAGTTCCAAAAGAGCTTTATCAACCACGTCGAAAAGACCCTGGCCCGTTCTTTGTACAATTGTGATGTCCTGGCTGCCTACCAGGCCACCTCCGACTCAATCAGGGACAAGCTGGTTGTTCACTGGAACAAGACTCAGCAGTTGCATACTgccaaagaagcaaagaGAATCTACTATTTGTCTCTCGAGTTCCTGATGGGAAGGGCCCTGGACAACGCTCTTATTAACCTGAACATCAAAGACCTCACTTCCAAAGGTGTTGATGAGCTGGGTTTCAAGCTTGAGGACATCATTGGAGTCGAACCAGATGCCGGATTAGGTAACGGTGGTTTGGGTAGATTGGCTGCTTGTTTTGTCGATTCTCTTTCCACCGGTAACTACCCTGGTTGGGGTTACGGTCTGCGTTATCAATATGGTATCTTTGCTCAAAAGATTGTTGACGGTTACCAAGTGGAGGTTCCAGACTACTGGctcaacttttccaaccCGTGGGAGATCCCTCGATTTGAGATTCAGATTCCCGTTGACTTTTACGGATACGTTTCAACTGTAAAAACACCCTCTGGAGGATTTGTCAAGCAGTGGAATGGTGGTCAAAGAGTCTTGGCTGTTGCCTATGATAACCCAATTCCAGGTTGGGATACATCAAATGTCAACAACCTGCGTCTGTGGTCCGCCAAACCTACCACCGAGTTTGACTTCTCCAAATTCAACTCTGGTGACTACCAGAACTCTGTTGCAGACCAGCAGAGTGCAGAATCCATCACCTCCGTCTTGTATCCAAATGATAACTTTTACAAAGGTAAGGAATTGAGATTGAAGCAGCAATACTTTTGGGTTTCTGCTTCCCTATATGACATTGTTCGTCGTTTCATTAAATCTAAAAGACCTTGGGCTGAATTTCCCGAAAAGGTTGCTATTCAGCTGAACGACACCCACCCTACACTGGCTATTGTCGAATTGCAGAGAATCTTGATTGACCTGCAGAATTTATCATGGGAAGCGGCTTGGGACATTGTTACCAAGACTATCGCTTACTCAAACCATACTGTCATGCAAGAAGCTTTAGAGAAGTGGCCATTGGAGCTGTTCAATAATCTGTTACCAAGACATTTGGAGATTGTTTACGAGATCAACCAACGTTTCTTGAACTATGTTGGTGAGAAGTTCAAGGATGAGGATCTTTTGAGCAGAGTCTCCATCATCGAGGAAAGTTCTCCTAAGAATATCCGAATGGCTCATTTGGCCGTTATTGGCTCGCACAAGGTTAACGGTGTTGCTGAGTTGCATTCAGAGCTTATCAAGACCACTATTTTCAAGGACTTTGTAACCATTTATGGTAGTGAAAAATTCACCAATGTCACTAATGGTATCACCCCCAGAAGATGGTTGAGACAAGCTAACCCTAAATTGACAGAACTCATTGCTTCAAAGCTTGGTGGATATACTTTCCTCAAAGACTTGAACGAGTTGAAGCAACTGGAGCAGTTTGTGGATGATGCAGACTTTAGACATCAATGGGATGAAGTTAAACTCCACAATAAGAAGAGATTGGCCGTACTTGTTAAAGACTTGACAGGGTTCTCGGTCAATCCAAACgttttgtttgatattcaAGTGAAGAGAATTCACGAGTACAAGAGACAACAACTCAACATCTTTGGTGTTATCTGGAGATACCTCCAAATTCTTGCTactccagaagaagagagagCTTCCAAGTGGTTGCCCAGGGTTGTCATTATTGGTGGTAAGGCTGCTCCTGGCTACTACGCTGCAAAGAACATTATCAAACTGGTCAACTCCGTGTCCCAAGTTGTTAACAACGATAAGTCAGTTGGTGACCTGTTGAAGGTTATCTTCATCCCTGACTACAACGTTTCGAAGGCTGAGATCATTTGTCCAGCTTCAGACTTGTCTGAGCACATCTCTACAGCAGGAACCGAAGCATCGGGTACTTCTAACATGAAGTTTGTCCTCAACGGAGGTTTGATCATTGGTACCGTAGACGGAGCCAATGTTGAGATTACCAGAGAAATCGGTGAAGATAACATCTTCTTGTTTGGTAACCTTTCTGAAGAGGTAGAAGATATTAGACATGAGCACAACAAGGGTACCACTCATATTCCTCAACAACTTGAGTTGGTGTTTAACGAGATTCTGAGTGGAACTTTTGGTGACCCTATTGTATTCCAAGAACTCATTGACAACGTCAAGTACCATGGTGACCATTACCTTGTCAGCGATGACTTTGAGAGCTATCTAGAAACACAAGACCTTGTTGATCAAGAGTACAAAAATAAGGAGGAATGGATCAAGAAGAGTATCATCAGTGTTGCCAACATGGGTTTCTTCAGTTCTGACAGATGTATTGATGAGTACGCTGAGAACATCTGGAACATTGAGCCCA
- a CDS encoding tRNA-specific adenosine deaminase, deaminates adenosine-37 to inosine in tRNA-Ala produces the protein MVLEPELPNSLADRMADAVFQVYERDKILAQNKAAKPVTRTSGVEEWTVLASILMIHDNKVKPLTLTTGVKCMPDETLKNSRGRIVHDMHAEILSIRAFQRFIIQDMDFLRVLEKTQEGLKVKDGIEFALYISELPCGDASIKDAERWEYGFGIVDGKSKRVRLSESVLLRGRSDVGDLGKVRTKPGRGDSFVSLSKSCSDKLVKIQKVGLFNGVVSQFVSQKHLKYLVLPHVPGSSESINRCFTRLKGERMTILTTSRDFVHRRKDGKLPCNISMIYLVDQQLELLCKGIKNGTKGVSDKNSSMVSRYNLTKAIEKHLNREKLELATKSYYQLKKNGNRYEQVEKSKAELGNWVPTYRDDFSL, from the coding sequence ATGGTCCTTGAACCAGAGCTCCCAAACTCTCTGGCAGATAGGATGGCCGATGCtgtctttcaagtttatgAGAGAGATAAGATCCTGGCCCAAAACAAAGCAGCCAAACCTGTCACCCGCACCAGTGGAGTCGAAGAATGGACAGTTCTGGCTAGCATTCTAATGATACACGATAACAAAGTCAAACCGCTCACGTTGACTACTGGTGTGAAATGTATGCCTgatgaaactttgaaaaacagCCGGGGAAGAATTGTCCATGATATGCATGCTGAAATATTAAGCATTAgagcttttcaaaggtttaTCATCCAAGACATGGATTTTCTGAGAGTGTTAGAAAAGACACAAGAGGGACTCAAAGTGAAAGATGGCATAGAATTTGCGTTGTATATTAGTGAGCTGCCTTGTGGAGATGCCTCAATCAAAGACGCGGAGAGGTGGGAGTATGGTTTTGGGATAGTTGATggaaaaagcaaaagagTAAGATTGAGTGAATCTGTATTGCTTAGAGGAAGAAGTGATGTCGGCGatcttggaaaagtcaGAACAAAACCTGGTAGGGGTGATTCGTTTGTTAGTTTGAGCAAATCTTGCTCAGACAAACTGGTAAAGATACAGAAAGTTGGACTTTTCAACGGTGTGGTTAGCCAATTTGTTTCTCAGAAACACCTGAAATATTTAGTTCTCCCTCATGTCCCTGGCTCCTCCGAAAGTATAAATAGATGCTTCACCCGTttgaaaggagaaagaatGACGATTTTGACAACATCAAGAGACTTTGTACATCGCAGAAAGGATGGAAAACTTCCATGTAATATTAGCATGATATACCTCGTGGACCAGCAATTAGAACTACTCTGTAAAGGGATCAAGAACGGTACAAAAGGCGTTTCAGATAAGAACAGCAGTATGGTGAGTAGATACAACCTGACCAAAGCAATTGAAAAGCATTTGAATCGTGAAAAGCTAGAACTTGCAACTAAGAGCTATTACCAACTAAAGAAAAACGGAAACCGATACGAGCAAGTGGAAAAGTCTAAAGCAGAACTAGGCAATTGGGTCCCTACATACAGAGATGACTTTTCTCTTTAA